The DNA sequence CGGTAACCGGTGGCTTGAAAAGAGTATCCCTATAGAAACCTGTATGAATTTCAATGTCACATCCGCTGGATACCATCTGGACGCGCAATCTCCACACATTGTTCTGGGTATCCTTGCAGGCAGTCGTACGAACATCCACCAATAGAGGGATACACTGGCACTCACCGGTCCCCTCATCTTGAGTCAGGGAATTTTTCTCCCATTTAATCTCTACATTTTGAGAAGGTTCGCATGTAATTCCTTCTTCCTTTTCAATCGTCCAAAGTTTGATTTTTGGCGAAGGAGAAAAAGAGCGTTTCATGGTTGATGCTGCAGAGTAGTCGCCTTCCTTAATGGGTTCTTTATCCATCGTCACATTCAAGGCGACGGCATTGCCGCTGACAGGCTTATAGGCGTTATTGGTATATGAAATCCTGACTTTGTAGAATCCGGGTTTCAAATACTGTTTTCCAGTAGCCAATTCCAAACGTCCGTGTTTTTCAGGAGCCTGTTTGTCACATACGCAGAACTCTCCAATGAAAAGTTGACCAATATCATCAGCTTCCACGCCAAAATGATACAGCGCCTCTTCTTCCACCTTGATGAACATTTCCGGTGCTCCGGCACAGGAGGCATGTTCGCACGAGCCTCCATCAAAAGTGAAGGTCATTTCATCGACACCTAGTTTCTGCGGAATGAGGGCTTCGTAACCGTCACAGAGAACCTTCGGACCAATAGCCTTATTGAAAGGAATATAATTATTCATTTTATTGAGTGTTGTTTATTTTTTGGAAAGACTGAACCATCAGTCTTCTAGTATCCTGCCGATGTTCCATTGAACATATCAATACGTTTAACGCGCAGTTCACCCCTCATTCGCCACGTAGGGGAAGGTTAAAACGACACGATAATCAAGCGGAAAATAAAGGGTATGAAAGGGGTACAAAAAGTATAACCATTGATTATCAATAGTTAAAAATTGAATTCTCTTCATTCGGGACGAAGAGGTCGCAGGTTCGAATCCTGTCAGCTCGACCATATTTCCCCATTGCAAGGCCTTGTAACCCATTCACGTTACAAGGCCTTTCTCTTTTCCGACTTGTGTATTCCGCGACCTTGTGGATAAACTATCCTGCCCCCGTACTTTTACTTGAACACCAGCTTGAGCCCTCTCTCCTGCGGTTCCATGCACAACAGCATTATCTTGTTCGTACGGAGAGATATGCACAGGAAAAGCGGCCTATCCATTCCGGAAATTTAATAGCCCCCGGCGCTCTGACGACTTGCGACATGGCTTTTATTCAAGGCCAGGCATCTGGCATGGGACTTTATCAGTCATCCGTCAAATTCCCATTGCCCAGAGCCTGCTTCTTTTTCTAAAATACAGGTAATGAGTGAATACTTCCTGAAACTCCCCGGCGATTCCCAGCCGAGAGCCTATTCCGAATATGAAGTCCGTGAATTTCTGGGACAGGGCGTGATCGACTCAACAACGCTCACCTGGAAACAGGGCATGGATGGATGGCAGCCTGTGGACCAGGTTCTGCCGTCAATGTCCCCCGTCCGGAAAGAATTGCAGGAGGCAGAAGAGGAAAACCAGCCAGCGGAACAGGAATACCGTTTGCGTTATCCTCTGGCCGGGCTTGCCAAATTATCCATCCTGGCGTGCTTCGTGCTGCTGCCTTTCATGCTCTGGAGCAGCTGGATTGTTTTCTCCAACAACGTCACCAATTATGAGGAAATCCAGATGCTCATCCAGCAGAACATGGCTCACCTGCCGTCCTTCGCGGTTCCGCTGGTTTTCCTTTTCAGCATCCTGTTCATTCCTTCCCTGCTCATCCAGTTGATCTGGCTGTACCGGGCATCCGCCAATGTCCAGGGCTTCCAAATTCCGGGGCTGCGGTTCACGCCATTCCTGAGCGTCCTCCTGAGCTGCATGCCGGTAGTCGGCATGGTGCTCAATGCCCTGATCCTTCAGGAATTATACCGGGCTTCAAAGAATCCGGCGGCATGGATGCTGCAAGCCCCCTCCCGGTCGCTGCGGCTGTATCTGCTCGTTACCACGGCTTTGACCCTGTGCGCGCTCTTCCCCTTTGGGGCGGAACATTACCTGACGGCATTTCTGGTGATCGGCTCGCTGATGACGGCGGCCAGCATTCTGTGGCTGGTCTGCGTCCTGCAAATCACCAGGAAGCAGCAGGAGCTGGTTTCCAAAAATCCGGACACACGCTCCTGACGGGGAAAACGCCGGGGTCAGCGGTCTCCCTTTTCCTCCGTGTCCGGACGGTCGTCCGGAAGGATTTTATCCAGCGCTTCCATACTATTGTCCTTGTACAGGTTCTCCAGCAGCTTTTCCCATCCCGCCGCCATTTGAACCTGTTTCAGGGCAATAACGGGATCAGGCATCATCATTTCCGGGGAGGGAGCGTATTGTTTCAATACTTCATCCGGATTGATCCGGTTGAACGTCGTTTTTCCATAGCCCGGCATTCCCGCTTCATGGGCGATGGATTCAATCATCTCAAAATGCAGATGCGCCAGATAGTTGCCGTGCGCCGTTCCGACCGTGCCGATCTGCTCTCCGCGCCCCACCAGCGCCCCCAAAGGAATGTCGCTGACGGTTTTCAAATGAGCGTACAGGCTCTGCACAAAACGCCCGTCCGGCAGGCGGTGGAGCAGGACGACGACATTGCCCCAGTCCGGCGAAGGCTCTCCCGCGTAAATCAACAGCCCGCGTCCAGCGGCCCTCACGGGCAGACCCTCATCCGTGTTCTCGCCACCAATCCCATTCAAATCCTGTCCGGTATGCCGCCCTCCACGGGCGGCATTCATATCACCCAGTCCCTGGGCAACATAGGTAAAGGCGCCGTTTTCATCTCCGAGAGGGGACGTGAACGCATCCGCCAGCGGAGCCTTTGCCAGCTCCTGGGGCGTCAGCAAAATCATCCGGTAATCCACAGGCACCGGAGCAGACCGGGGAACATCCTCATCATAAATATTATGGCGCATCCCGGCATCCGGAGAGGCGGCATGGCTGGTTTTATACCAGGCAAACGCCGTAATCAGGATGCAGGCCGTTCCCAGAAGGCCCAGAATGACGCGGGATGTCGTCTTGTCTATCATCGTGCCGACTTTATATCCAATGAGCCGTATTTACAATCACAAGATGGTCAGACCAGCGTCTCCGGAAACTTTTCCGTCCACAATTCGCGCGCCGCACGGATGTCCTCCGCGGAAGCGCGTCCGGAGAGTTCCCAGACGAGCGGAACTCCATGCGGGAAAAAAGGCAGCAGGCGTTCAAACGGCACTCCGCCGCCCAGCAGGGGAACCTGGTGGTCCCGCGACGGCCACTTGACGTCGTTTACATGCCCACCTATCAAATGGGAAGACATCCTGCGGAGAAATTGTTCATGATTCAATATAAGGAGATTGTGCTTCCTTTGAATATGACCGAAGTCATGCCAGTACCCGATGAAGGGATTTTCCCCAAATTCCTGCATCAGCAGGCCCATTTCATCCTCGCTGGGAACCTGTTCATAATGGCTGCGCCCTTCAATGCCCAGCTTTACGCCAAGTTCCGCAGCATGGGGCAGAAGCTGCCGGATGGCCTCACGGGCACGTTCCAGATAAACGGGAGCAAGCCGGTTGCGGCGGCGCACAAACTCCCCCTTGGTTCCGGCAAATGACTCCGTTTCCACCATTCCCTGACGCGCCAGGCTCTGCAAATGAGCCGTATCCGTACGCTTCACCAGAGGTTCCACCGTCCCCATGTGCAGCACAATGTATCCGGCGCCCAGGGCGGCCCCCTGCTCCATGGATTTTTTCGTCAGCTCAATCGCCTTGGCGCGCACCTGCGGCAAATCTGCGGTAAACGGCCTGCTGTCCGGAGCGTCCCCCACCTCGTCGATGGGTGCCGGGAAATAATTATGGACCCCGGCCACCTGAACCTTTCCGGCTTCCACCGCCCTCATGATGCCGGGCAGAAGGGAAAGCTTGATGCCGTGGGAAAGTTCCACATGGTCAAATCCCAGGGAGAGGATTTCATCAATCATCTCTTCCCCGTCCTGGTGGCGGTGGGAGTTCCAGCATGTAGAAAATACCAGCATAGGCAACGGTCAACTGTTATGAACTGATGGAGCCGGGGTCCGTATAGGAATCCTTCATCCATTCCCTGACGGCGGCAGTCATGCTGCCGGCCACATCCGCTCGCGGTTTGACGAAGGCCGGGACAAACCACGGGAACGCCCCCACCAGGTCATGAATCACCACCACGTCCCCGTCACACGTATGCGCGCCGGAACCGATGCCCAGCGTGGGAATGGGGGAATGCACGGTAATCTGGCGGGCCGCATGAGGCGTCACGCCCTCCACGACCACAGCGCAGGCACCCGCCTCCGCCACGGCTTCCACATCCTTCACCAGGGCTTCCTCCTCAGCGGAGGATTTCCCTTTGATTTTATATCCGCCTTCCTCCAGCACCTTTTGCGGCAAGAGGCCGATATGCCCTACCGCGGGAATGCCGGCATCCACAATGGCACGGATCTTTTCCGCCTGGGCGGCTCCCCCCTCCAGCTTGACGGCGTCCGCTCCGGCCTGGAACAGCCTCCTTGCAGACTGCACGGCCTGCTCCACCGTATCATAGGTATGAATGGGCATATCTCCCACCAGCAGGGCATTCTTCACGCCGCGCGCCGTGGCTTCCACATGGTGAATCATGTGGTCCAGCGTCACATGGGTGGTATCCGGAAACCCCAGAAGCACCATTCCCACGGAATCGCCTACCAGCACAATATCCACGCCGGCCTCATCCAGAAGGCGGCCCGTAGGGTAGTCATAAGCAGTCACCAGCGTCACGTGCCGCCTGTTCTTGCAGGCGCGGATGCGTTCCGCTTTTTCAAGAGATTGATTCATGATGTTCTATAAACATGCAGTTACCAGCGTTCCGATACCAGGAGCGGGTCAGCCTCATCCGTATCCAGTTCCGCCAGCAGGCAGGAAACCGTTTTAGCCTGGCGGGGCAGAATGAGGTCCGGCCTGATGTCGGAAAGAGGCTTCAAGACAAATTTTCTCAAATGAGCCCTGGGATGGGGGAGAATCAGGCGGGGCGGATCGTTGACCACCATGTCCCCCGCGTAAATGATGTCCACGTCCGCCGTACGGGGTTCGCAGCGGATTCCGGAGCGGATGCGTCCCAGGGCGCGTTCTATGCCCTGGCAATGCACCAGCAGTTCTTCCACCGTACCGGGCCAGGTGAACTCCACCACGGCATTCAAATAATCATCCGCGCCATGCGGACATCCCTGCGGACTGGTAGCATACAGGGAGGATTGCAGGAAAGGATCGTCGGACAGGCTCATCTTCAGCAGATGGTCCCTGGCCTGAACCATCAGGCTGTTTTTGTCCCCCATATTGGATCCCAGTGCGATGCCGGCTCTCTTCATCAGCAAAAAAGGCATCATGGCCGTTCCGGGAAGGGGAGACGACCATGATGCGGAAAAATTATAATTGGGAAAGGCCCAGAACGTCTTCCATGGTATACAGCCCCGGTTCCCTGCCCTGCAGCCAGAGAGCTGCACGGACCGCTCCGGAGGCAAACGTCATGCGGCTGGATGCCTTGTGGGTAAGCTCCAAACGTTCTCCGTCAGAGGCGAACACCACGGTATGGTCTCCTACTACATCCCCTCCGCGCAGGGAATGCATGCCTATTTCATTGGCGGGACGGGGACCCACCAGGCCTTCGCGGCCAAAAACCACGCTGTCTTCATAATTCCTGCCAATGGCGCCGGACAGGATTTCCGCCAGCGTCCGGGCCGTGCCGGAAGGAGCGTCAATCTTGTGGCGGTGATGCATTTCCATCACCTCAATGTCGCAGCTGCCGCCCAGGATCTGGGCCGCCTTGCGCGTCAGCCAGAACAGGGCGTTTACTCCTGCGGAATAGTTGGACGCGAATACGATCGGGATGGATGCGGCTGCATCCATAATCTCCTGACGTTCCAGCTCCGTATGCCCCGTGGTGCCTATCACCAGGGGCTTGTTATTGGCTACGGCTTCCGCCAGCAGGGTGCTGGTGAAAGCATGGTGGGAAAAATCAATGGCGACGTCGCATTTGGCGAGAGCCGGATAAAGCTCCTGCCCCTGGTCGTACGTGGCGCCCACGCAGGTGTCCGGATTCTGCGTCACCGCCTCCTGGACAGCCTGGCCCATGCGGCCCGAAATGCCTGTAACAAGAATGGAAATCATATAGTTGAGATATCAAAGAACGTTGAAACGTTGAAGAAGCGCGGAAAGCTGGGCTTCCTTTTCTTCCGGCAAAGGAACCAGCGGAAGCCGCACGCCGGGCTGGATATCCCCCCTCAGCGCCAGCGCCGCCTTGATCGGGACGGGGTTGGAATCCAGTGTCATGAGGCCCTTCATCAGTGGATAAAATGTTTTCTGGAGGGAAAGCATTTCACCCATATTCTGATCCAGGCCGGCTTTCACGATGGAATTCATGATTCCGGGAACCAGATTGGACGTTACGGAAACCAAGCCACTGGCGCCACAGGCCATAAAGGGAACCGTCAGGCCGTCATCACCGCACAGGACGGTAAAATCTTCCGGAACCACCTGCATCAGCTGGTTCACGCGGTCCACGCTGCCGCCGGCCTCTTTCACGCAAATAATGTGGGGACAGTCCTTTGCCAGGCGTCCCACCGTCTCCACGCTGATTTCAATACCGCAACGGCCCGGGATGCTGTACAGCATGATCGGCAGGCGGGTGGCGTCCGCAATGGCCTTGAAATGGGCATAAACGCCATCCTGGGAAGGCTTGTTGTAATAAGGGCACACCTGAAGCGTACCGTCCACGCCCATCTTCTCCGCCTCCTGGGTCATATGGATGGCCTCCGCGGTAGAATTGGCCCCCGTACCTGCAACTACCTGAATGCGGCCTGCCGCGCTCTCCACGGCCAGTTCAATCACCCTCAAGTGTTCTTTTACAGTCAAGGTGGGGGATTCACCCGTGGTGCCGACGGCCACAATGCCGGCCACGCCGGCAGCCACCTGGGCTTCCACAAGCATTCTAAAAGCCTCTTCATCGACCCGATTGCCGACAAACGGAGTCACAATTGCTGTATAAAGACCTTGAAACTTCATAACCTTACTTGGAAATATACTATATTAACAGACACTTTTTGTCACGACAGAATACAGAAATATGGCATGCCTGTCAGGCATCCCGGAATACCGTTCGGGAACAGACGGAACAAAATTCCAGACAGGAGTTGAACAAGGAAAGAGATGCTTCCGTCCTCATGCCGGGCTTCCAAGCGGCTTTTCTTCCATTGACAACGATGTATTCACGGTGAATATGACGCCCTTCCCTCCCGCACAGAAATAACGCCGCCGCACACGCGGAGGAAGCCAGCCTGGACTGGGAGACGTGCCGAAATACCGGACGGTGAATCACAACCTGGTTTATCCTGACGTCCTTCCTATTCAGACAATTCTCCAACCCTGCGGCATCTTCCTTCCAACATTGTTCCCTCCATCTTACCTTTCTTCCGGAACGGGAGACCATATTCACAATCATGGCGCCGGAAACAAAAGCGTGCTCAAGCAGAATGGACAGGCGACTGCGTGCGGAACAATTCAGGCCCTGCACCTCAACCGCGGCATCCTCACAGTTGATCAAATAATCGACTCGTCCATAGAGGGTATGTACCAGCCCTGCGAAGGAAGCCAGATCCGGAGGATGGCCCAGACAGCCCGACATGCCAAAGTGATTGCCCCCTGGCAGACAGTCCACCACGCGGGAAGACTCTTCACCGGCTTCATGCAGCATGGCAACCACAGTTCCCCGGCACGCAAACGCCTTGGCGGCGAGGTATCCTATGTTGCCGGCGTTCCCCAGGATGACCGCAACGGGCTTCTGAATGATATGGGATTTCATACGCCGCCATTTTTGATGGAAGAACGGGTGCCGTCAATAGCAGGAATATTCTTAAACCGTTAATAAAGAAAGAGTGATAGTTAAGAAAATGTTACGTAAGGTAAGAACTCTATTACGACAGGGATAGCCGTCCTCCTTGTTTGCCTCATCCTCCTTCAGTTCCTTTTAGCAAAGTATAGGAAGAGAAGGAGATTCAAGATCGCGCCATCAAGAAAACGAACAAGCCCCGCCAGTTGAGGAACTGGCGGGGCCTGATGAAAAAAAATCCCGGCGGCGACCTACTCTTGCGGGACCTATCGTCCGACTACCATTGGCGCGGCAGCGTTTCACTTCCGGGTTCGGAACGGGACCGGGTGGGACCACTGCGCTCTGGCCACCGGGCTTCAGGGGGAAGAGTTTTTCATTTTCTTCATCCTGCCTGCCCGGGAGCCCTTGGG is a window from the Akkermansia massiliensis genome containing:
- the dapA gene encoding 4-hydroxy-tetrahydrodipicolinate synthase; translation: MKFQGLYTAIVTPFVGNRVDEEAFRMLVEAQVAAGVAGIVAVGTTGESPTLTVKEHLRVIELAVESAAGRIQVVAGTGANSTAEAIHMTQEAEKMGVDGTLQVCPYYNKPSQDGVYAHFKAIADATRLPIMLYSIPGRCGIEISVETVGRLAKDCPHIICVKEAGGSVDRVNQLMQVVPEDFTVLCGDDGLTVPFMACGASGLVSVTSNLVPGIMNSIVKAGLDQNMGEMLSLQKTFYPLMKGLMTLDSNPVPIKAALALRGDIQPGVRLPLVPLPEEKEAQLSALLQRFNVL
- the dapB gene encoding 4-hydroxy-tetrahydrodipicolinate reductase, with translation MISILVTGISGRMGQAVQEAVTQNPDTCVGATYDQGQELYPALAKCDVAIDFSHHAFTSTLLAEAVANNKPLVIGTTGHTELERQEIMDAAASIPIVFASNYSAGVNALFWLTRKAAQILGGSCDIEVMEMHHRHKIDAPSGTARTLAEILSGAIGRNYEDSVVFGREGLVGPRPANEIGMHSLRGGDVVGDHTVVFASDGERLELTHKASSRMTFASGAVRAALWLQGREPGLYTMEDVLGLSQL
- a CDS encoding M23 family metallopeptidase codes for the protein MIDKTTSRVILGLLGTACILITAFAWYKTSHAASPDAGMRHNIYDEDVPRSAPVPVDYRMILLTPQELAKAPLADAFTSPLGDENGAFTYVAQGLGDMNAARGGRHTGQDLNGIGGENTDEGLPVRAAGRGLLIYAGEPSPDWGNVVVLLHRLPDGRFVQSLYAHLKTVSDIPLGALVGRGEQIGTVGTAHGNYLAHLHFEMIESIAHEAGMPGYGKTTFNRINPDEVLKQYAPSPEMMMPDPVIALKQVQMAAGWEKLLENLYKDNSMEALDKILPDDRPDTEEKGDR
- a CDS encoding sugar phosphate isomerase/epimerase family protein, which codes for MLVFSTCWNSHRHQDGEEMIDEILSLGFDHVELSHGIKLSLLPGIMRAVEAGKVQVAGVHNYFPAPIDEVGDAPDSRPFTADLPQVRAKAIELTKKSMEQGAALGAGYIVLHMGTVEPLVKRTDTAHLQSLARQGMVETESFAGTKGEFVRRRNRLAPVYLERAREAIRQLLPHAAELGVKLGIEGRSHYEQVPSEDEMGLLMQEFGENPFIGYWHDFGHIQRKHNLLILNHEQFLRRMSSHLIGGHVNDVKWPSRDHQVPLLGGGVPFERLLPFFPHGVPLVWELSGRASAEDIRAARELWTEKFPETLV
- a CDS encoding GYF domain-containing protein produces the protein MSEYFLKLPGDSQPRAYSEYEVREFLGQGVIDSTTLTWKQGMDGWQPVDQVLPSMSPVRKELQEAEEENQPAEQEYRLRYPLAGLAKLSILACFVLLPFMLWSSWIVFSNNVTNYEEIQMLIQQNMAHLPSFAVPLVFLFSILFIPSLLIQLIWLYRASANVQGFQIPGLRFTPFLSVLLSCMPVVGMVLNALILQELYRASKNPAAWMLQAPSRSLRLYLLVTTALTLCALFPFGAEHYLTAFLVIGSLMTAASILWLVCVLQITRKQQELVSKNPDTRS
- the folK gene encoding 2-amino-4-hydroxy-6-hydroxymethyldihydropteridine diphosphokinase: MMPFLLMKRAGIALGSNMGDKNSLMVQARDHLLKMSLSDDPFLQSSLYATSPQGCPHGADDYLNAVVEFTWPGTVEELLVHCQGIERALGRIRSGIRCEPRTADVDIIYAGDMVVNDPPRLILPHPRAHLRKFVLKPLSDIRPDLILPRQAKTVSCLLAELDTDEADPLLVSERW
- the panB gene encoding 3-methyl-2-oxobutanoate hydroxymethyltransferase, translating into MNQSLEKAERIRACKNRRHVTLVTAYDYPTGRLLDEAGVDIVLVGDSVGMVLLGFPDTTHVTLDHMIHHVEATARGVKNALLVGDMPIHTYDTVEQAVQSARRLFQAGADAVKLEGGAAQAEKIRAIVDAGIPAVGHIGLLPQKVLEEGGYKIKGKSSAEEEALVKDVEAVAEAGACAVVVEGVTPHAARQITVHSPIPTLGIGSGAHTCDGDVVVIHDLVGAFPWFVPAFVKPRADVAGSMTAAVREWMKDSYTDPGSISS